The Dyadobacter sandarakinus DNA window TGTCACCCTGAGCGGAGTCGAAGGGCGGAACTGACAACCAAGCTTACTACAAGCTAAGCAAACAAGCTATTTAACCAAACCCCATCTTTCCCCCCAAAAATGAAAACCCCCGCCATGGCAGTAAGAGTCGACAGCCTCACCCGCACGGAAACCAATATTTCTGTTTTCCTGATCGGGGTGATGTTTTTCATATTTGGCTTTATTTCGTGGGTGAATTCCATTCTTATTCCCTACTTCAAAATTGCCTGCGAGCTGACCAGCTTTCAGGCTTACCTGGTCGCATTTGCGTTTTACATTGCGTATTTCGTGATGTCGGTACCGTCGTCGTATTTGCTCCGGGCAGTGGGTTTTAAAAAAGGAATGATGTTCGGTTTTTGGGCGATGGCTTTGGGTGCATTCATCTTTGTGCCGGCGGCGATGACGCGCACTTATGAGGTTTTCCTGCTCGGCTTGTTTACGATCGGGATCGGACTCGCGATTTTGCAAACAGCTGCCAATCCATACATTACCATTTTGGGCGCGAAGGAACGTGCGGCGCAGCGGATCAGCATTATGGGCATTTGTAACAAGGCAGCGGGTATTCTGTCACCCATTGTTTTTGCTGCGGTAATCCTCCGACCTACGGATACGGATCTTTTTGCGCAGCTCGGCTCCATGACGGATGTTGAAAAAAGCAGTGCGCTGGATGAGCTGATCCGACGGGTAATCAAGCCCTACATCGGGCTGGGCAGCTTTTTGTTTGTGCTGGGTTTTCTGGTTTACAAATCTCCCCTGCCCGAGATTGATACCGAGCACGAAAGCGAAGCCATTGCCACGGCCAATGCAGGCAAAACGAGCATTTTTCAATTCCCGCACCTCATCCTCGGCGCGCTGGCGATCTTCCTCCATGTGGGTACACAGGTCATCGCGATCGACACCATTATCGGTTACGCCAATTCCATGGGCATCGATTTGCTCGAAGCGAAGGTGTTTCCATCCTACACTTTGTTCTGTACGATTTGTGGGTATCTGATCGGCATTACAGTCATTCCAAAATACATCAGTCAGGTGAATGCATTGCGCATCTGCACGCTGCTGGGAACTGCATTTACATTACTGATCATTTTTACAAAAGGTCAGGTTAATTTTCTTGGCCACACCACGGATATTTCGATCTGGTTTGTGGTGCTGCTGGGACTGGCCAACTCGCTGGTTTGGGCCGGAATATGGCCGCTGGCACTGGATGATCTGGGCCGCTTTACCAAACTTGGCGCTTCCATTATGATCATGGGACTATGCGGCAATGCAATCATGCCGCTGTTTTACGGCTATTTCGCAGATCAGTTCGATGTGCGGCAGGCCTATTGGGTTCTGCTGCCTTGCTATTTGTATCTGGTGTATTATGCAGTGGCAGGGCATAAGTTGAGACGCTGGCGCTTCAATGACTGAATGAGTGAATGATTGAATGGGTGGTACCCCCTCCTTTGTCACCCTGAGCGGAGTCGAAGGGCAAATGCGGCATCAACAAGGCACTTTTGCATCAACACGTTTGCAACTTTTGTTATAAGAACTACGCTTTACCTGCCGCATCGGCCCTTCGACTCCGCTCAGGGTGACAAAGTTGAGGAGGGCTACGTTTTAAGAAATATTTATTAAATGAAATTAAAAATCACCAACGCCACCATCATCACCCCCTACCGCTACATCCGCAATGGTACTGTAATCGTGGAAAATGGTGTGATACTAGGCATACATCAAGGAAACATCGATTTCCTTGATGCCGAAACCATTGATGCTGCCGGCAACTACGTTGCCCCTGGCTTTATCGATCTGCATATTCATGGTGGTGGAAACCATGATTTTATGGATGGCAGCGTGGAGGCATTTTTGGGAATTGCTGAGACGCATGCGAAATATGGCACGACGGCCATGGTACCCACAACGTTGACCAGCGAAAAAGAGGATCTGCTGGAAACACTGGATTTATACGAAAAGGCAAATGCATTGAATACGAAGGGTGCCCAATTTCTGGGGATGCACTTGGAAGGCCCTTATTTCGCATTGAGCCAGCGGGGTGCGCAGGATCCCCGCTACATCCGGAACCCTGATCCGGCGGAGTATGAAGAGGTGCTTGCCTACTCGTCGTCGATCGCCAGATGGAGTGCCGCCCCAGAGCTGCCGGGGGCGATTGATTTTGGTAAAAGGTTAAAACAAAAAGGCATCCTGGCCGCTGTGGCGCACACGGATGCGATTTATGAAGATGTGCTGGAAGCTTACGAAAATGGCTATACGCTGGCGACACATTTATACTCGGCCATGTCGGGCGTGACGCGGCGGAATGCATTCCGGTATGCGGGGACGATTGAAAGTGCTTTTTTGCTGGATATGGATGTAGAGATCATCGCCGATGGCTTGCATTTGCCTGCTCCGCTTTTAAAATTGATTTACAAAATAAAAGGCCCCGATCGCATTGCCCTGATCACCGACGCCATGCGCGCCGCCGGGATGCCCGAAGGTGAAAGTACACTTGGTTCGCTGAAAAACGGCCTGAAAGTGATCGTGGAGGATGGCGTGGCCAAGCTGCCCGACCGGACGTCATTTGCAGGGAGTGTCTCCACCGCCGATCGGCTTGTCAGAAATATGGTGCAGATGGCGGATGTGTCGCTGCTGGATGCCGTGCGGATGATGAGCGCTACGCCGGCACGCATCATGGGCGTGGACGGTAGCAAAGGTACACTGGTGGCCGGGAAGGATGCAGACATCGTCATTTTCAACGAAAATATTGAAGTCCAGACCACCATCGTGCGTGGAAAGGTCATTTACCAGAAAGAAAAAAATACCATTTAACTACACTACAAAATGAAGGTTGACCAACTGGAAATAAGGATATTCGAAACCAGAAAAGAAATGGGTGAAGCCGCGGCTGTGACGGTAGCGGGCAAGATCCGTGAACTGCAATCGGGAAAGGAATTTATCAACATCATTTTCGCTTCTGCCCCCTCGCAAAATGAGTTTCTGGCTGCATTGAAACAGGAACCCGGCATTGCCTGGGAGCGGATCAATGCATTTCATATGGATGAATATGTGGGCCTGCCAGCCGACGCGCCCCAGACTTTCGGTAATTTTCTGAAAGTAAACCTGTTTGATTTCGTCCCGATGCATTCCATTCACTACCTCGACGGTAACGCTACCGATCCGGAAAAAGAATGTGCGCGCTATGCCGGTCTGCTGGAACAATACCCGACGGACATTGTGTGCCTGGGTATAGGGGAGAATGGTCACCTCGCATTTAACGACCCGCATGTCGCATTTTT harbors:
- a CDS encoding sugar MFS transporter, with the translated sequence MAVRVDSLTRTETNISVFLIGVMFFIFGFISWVNSILIPYFKIACELTSFQAYLVAFAFYIAYFVMSVPSSYLLRAVGFKKGMMFGFWAMALGAFIFVPAAMTRTYEVFLLGLFTIGIGLAILQTAANPYITILGAKERAAQRISIMGICNKAAGILSPIVFAAVILRPTDTDLFAQLGSMTDVEKSSALDELIRRVIKPYIGLGSFLFVLGFLVYKSPLPEIDTEHESEAIATANAGKTSIFQFPHLILGALAIFLHVGTQVIAIDTIIGYANSMGIDLLEAKVFPSYTLFCTICGYLIGITVIPKYISQVNALRICTLLGTAFTLLIIFTKGQVNFLGHTTDISIWFVVLLGLANSLVWAGIWPLALDDLGRFTKLGASIMIMGLCGNAIMPLFYGYFADQFDVRQAYWVLLPCYLYLVYYAVAGHKLRRWRFND
- the nagA gene encoding N-acetylglucosamine-6-phosphate deacetylase, with translation MKLKITNATIITPYRYIRNGTVIVENGVILGIHQGNIDFLDAETIDAAGNYVAPGFIDLHIHGGGNHDFMDGSVEAFLGIAETHAKYGTTAMVPTTLTSEKEDLLETLDLYEKANALNTKGAQFLGMHLEGPYFALSQRGAQDPRYIRNPDPAEYEEVLAYSSSIARWSAAPELPGAIDFGKRLKQKGILAAVAHTDAIYEDVLEAYENGYTLATHLYSAMSGVTRRNAFRYAGTIESAFLLDMDVEIIADGLHLPAPLLKLIYKIKGPDRIALITDAMRAAGMPEGESTLGSLKNGLKVIVEDGVAKLPDRTSFAGSVSTADRLVRNMVQMADVSLLDAVRMMSATPARIMGVDGSKGTLVAGKDADIVIFNENIEVQTTIVRGKVIYQKEKNTI
- a CDS encoding glucosamine-6-phosphate deaminase — protein: MKVDQLEIRIFETRKEMGEAAAVTVAGKIRELQSGKEFINIIFASAPSQNEFLAALKQEPGIAWERINAFHMDEYVGLPADAPQTFGNFLKVNLFDFVPMHSIHYLDGNATDPEKECARYAGLLEQYPTDIVCLGIGENGHLAFNDPHVAFFDDPLTVKIVELDDACRNQQVNDGCFRTFGEVPATALTLTIPTLLKAKYAYAMVPGPNKAQAIYNTLNEEIQQDYPATILRMHPNAVLFIDKASSGMLKEISSYSRA